In one Pseudomonas fitomaticsae genomic region, the following are encoded:
- the rplS gene encoding 50S ribosomal protein L19, with amino-acid sequence MTNKIILALEAEQMTKEIPTFAPGDTIVVQVKVKEGDRSRLQAFEGVVIAKRNRGVNSAFTVRKISNGVGVERTFQTYSPQIDSMAVKRRGDVRKAKLYYLRDLSGKAARIKEKLA; translated from the coding sequence ATGACCAACAAAATCATCCTTGCACTCGAAGCAGAGCAGATGACCAAAGAAATCCCTACCTTTGCCCCGGGCGACACCATCGTCGTTCAGGTGAAAGTGAAGGAAGGCGATCGTTCCCGTCTGCAAGCGTTCGAAGGCGTTGTAATCGCCAAGCGTAACCGCGGCGTGAACAGTGCGTTCACCGTTCGTAAAATCTCCAACGGTGTTGGCGTAGAACGTACTTTCCAGACCTACTCCCCGCAGATCGACAGCATGGCTGTCAAACGTCGCGGTGACGTACGTAAAGCCAAGCTGTACTACCTGCGCGACCTGTCGGGTAAAGCAGCTCGCATCAAGGAAAAACTGGCTTAA
- the trmD gene encoding tRNA (guanosine(37)-N1)-methyltransferase TrmD codes for MANLRVEVISLFPEMFSAIGDYGITSRAVKQGLLQLSCWNPRDYTTDRHHTVDDRPFGGGPGMVMKIKPLEDALVQAKAAAGEAAKVIYLSPQGRQLTQSAVRELAKSDALILIAGRYEGIDERFIDAHVDEEWSIGDYVLSGGELPAMVLIDAVTRLLPGALGHADSAEEDSFTDGLLDCPHYTRPEVYADQRVPDVLLSGNHAHIRRWRLQQSLGRTYERRADLLESRSLSGEEKKLLEEYIRERDDS; via the coding sequence GTGGCTAACTTGCGCGTAGAAGTGATCAGTTTGTTTCCCGAGATGTTTTCCGCCATCGGCGACTACGGCATCACCAGTCGTGCGGTCAAACAGGGGCTCTTGCAGCTGTCCTGTTGGAATCCGCGGGATTACACGACGGATCGGCATCACACTGTGGACGATCGCCCGTTTGGCGGTGGTCCGGGCATGGTGATGAAGATCAAGCCCCTGGAAGATGCTCTGGTTCAGGCCAAGGCAGCAGCCGGGGAGGCGGCGAAGGTGATTTACCTGTCCCCCCAAGGCCGTCAACTGACTCAGTCGGCGGTACGCGAACTGGCGAAATCGGATGCATTGATCCTGATTGCCGGTCGTTATGAAGGCATTGACGAGCGTTTTATTGATGCTCATGTCGATGAAGAGTGGTCGATTGGGGACTATGTCCTGTCTGGCGGCGAGCTGCCGGCGATGGTCCTGATAGATGCGGTTACACGACTGCTGCCCGGAGCTTTAGGGCATGCGGACTCCGCGGAGGAGGATTCCTTCACGGATGGTTTGCTGGATTGCCCGCACTACACCCGACCGGAGGTGTATGCGGATCAGCGTGTTCCCGACGTGTTGCTAAGTGGCAATCACGCACACATCCGGCGTTGGCGTTTACAGCAGTCCCTTGGTCGGACCTATGAACGACGCGCCGATCTTCTGGAAAGCCGCTCGCTTTCTGGAGAAGAGAAGAAGCTGCTCGAGGAATACATCCGCGAGCGGGACGATAGTTAA